One Bacillus sp. (in: firmicutes) genomic region harbors:
- a CDS encoding 4-(cytidine 5'-diphospho)-2-C-methyl-D-erythritol kinase: MKLMVKAPAKINLSLDVLHKRPDGYHEVEMVMTTVDLADRIELTELKEDEVKIVTHNRFVPDDHRNHAYQAAQLLKDTYGIKKGVHIEINKEIPVAAGLAGGSSDAAAVLRGLNELWKLGLSLDELAQLGSQIGSDVSFCVYGGTALATGRGEKISHLPSPPNCWVILAKPATGVSTAEVYKNLNLQQIQHPNTKGMIEAIYEQNYEKVCEHVGNVLESVTLHMHPEVAHIKEQMKRFGADAVLMSGSGPTVFGLVQHDSRLQRIYNGLRGFCDQVYVARLLGE; this comes from the coding sequence TTGAAGTTAATGGTAAAGGCACCAGCCAAAATTAATTTATCGTTAGACGTCTTACATAAACGCCCTGACGGTTATCATGAAGTAGAAATGGTGATGACCACGGTTGATTTAGCAGACCGAATTGAATTGACGGAACTAAAAGAAGATGAAGTAAAAATAGTGACCCACAACCGATTTGTCCCTGACGATCACCGAAACCATGCCTATCAAGCAGCGCAATTGTTGAAGGATACTTACGGTATTAAAAAAGGGGTTCACATTGAGATTAACAAGGAGATTCCAGTAGCAGCCGGGTTAGCTGGTGGAAGTAGTGATGCGGCTGCTGTTTTACGTGGTTTAAACGAGCTTTGGAAGTTAGGTTTAAGTTTGGACGAGTTAGCCCAACTCGGTTCACAAATTGGTTCAGATGTATCATTTTGTGTATATGGAGGAACGGCGTTAGCGACTGGCCGTGGGGAAAAAATTAGCCACCTTCCATCTCCGCCCAATTGTTGGGTGATTTTAGCGAAACCAGCTACCGGAGTTTCTACTGCAGAAGTGTATAAAAATTTAAATTTACAACAAATTCAACATCCAAATACAAAAGGGATGATTGAAGCCATTTATGAACAAAACTATGAAAAAGTGTGTGAACATGTGGGAAATGTCCTTGAAAGTGTTACTTTACACATGCATCCAGAAGTGGCTCATATTAAAGAACAAATGAAACGCTTTGGTGCTGATGCAGTGTTAATGAGCGGTAGCGGACCGACCGTTTTCGGGCTTGTGCAACACGATTCACGTTTGCAACGTATTTACAACGGACTTCGTGGTTTTTGTGACCAAGTATATGTTGCTCGCCTATTGGGAGAATAA
- a CDS encoding RidA family protein, whose translation MRTVSTKQAPAAIGPYSQGVIVNNLFFSSGQIPLTPEGKMVEGDIKEQTHQVFRNLQAVLHEAGASLNTVVKATVFLKNMEDFAAVNEVYSQYFSEHKPARSCVEVARLPKDALVEIEVIALVK comes from the coding sequence ATGCGTACCGTTTCAACGAAACAAGCTCCAGCGGCCATTGGTCCATATTCTCAAGGGGTAATCGTGAACAATTTATTTTTTAGTTCTGGTCAAATTCCGTTAACGCCAGAAGGAAAAATGGTTGAAGGAGATATTAAAGAGCAAACCCATCAAGTTTTCCGAAACTTGCAAGCTGTTCTTCATGAAGCTGGTGCATCGTTAAATACTGTCGTGAAAGCAACAGTATTTTTAAAAAACATGGAGGATTTCGCAGCTGTTAATGAAGTGTACAGTCAATATTTTAGTGAGCATAAGCCCGCTCGTTCATGTGTCGAAGTGGCTAGACTTCCAAAAGATGCGTTAGTAGAAATTGAAGTAATTGCACTCGTGAAATAA
- the purR gene encoding pur operon repressor produces MKFRRSERLIDMTHYLLERPRQLIPLTFFSERYQAAKSSISEDLSILKETLEHRGIGTLMTVPGAAGGVKYFPSIKKEDAEQHVKELCERIADPERLLPGGYLYMTDILGDPQMMRKVGKLLGSAFHDKEIDVVMTVATKGIPIAYATANYLNVPVVIVRRDSKVTEGSTVSINYVSGSSKRIQTMVLSKRSLREHSNVLIVDDFMKAGGTVNGMKSLLEEFNASVAGIGVLVESEKVEEERLVDDYVSLVRLTDVDVKEKRISVTEGNYFSKPISFL; encoded by the coding sequence ATGAAATTTCGTCGCAGTGAGCGTTTAATTGATATGACTCACTATTTGTTAGAGCGGCCAAGACAATTGATTCCATTAACTTTTTTCTCTGAACGGTATCAAGCAGCTAAATCATCCATTAGTGAAGATTTGTCCATTTTAAAAGAAACGTTGGAACATCGAGGAATTGGGACGTTAATGACGGTACCTGGTGCCGCTGGGGGAGTGAAATATTTCCCTAGTATTAAAAAAGAGGATGCGGAACAGCACGTTAAGGAACTTTGTGAACGAATTGCTGATCCAGAACGTTTATTACCTGGTGGGTATTTATATATGACAGATATTTTAGGGGACCCACAAATGATGAGAAAAGTAGGGAAACTATTAGGCTCAGCATTTCACGATAAAGAAATTGATGTCGTTATGACGGTAGCAACAAAGGGAATTCCGATTGCGTATGCAACAGCGAATTATTTAAATGTACCTGTAGTTATTGTTCGTCGTGATAGTAAAGTGACAGAAGGCTCAACAGTAAGTATTAACTATGTATCTGGCTCATCAAAACGAATTCAAACAATGGTGTTATCGAAACGCAGTTTACGTGAACATTCCAATGTGTTAATTGTAGATGATTTCATGAAAGCTGGTGGAACTGTTAACGGAATGAAAAGTTTGCTTGAGGAATTTAATGCTTCCGTTGCAGGAATTGGGGTATTAGTCGAATCTGAAAAAGTCGAAGAAGAACGATTAGTAGATGATTATGTGTCTCTTGTCCGTTTGACTGATGTAGATGTAAAAGAAAAGCGCATCAGTGTGACCGAAGGAAACTATTTTTCTAAACCTATTTCATTTTTATAA
- the spoVG gene encoding septation regulator SpoVG encodes MEVTDVRLRRVNTDGRMRAIASITLDNEFVVHDIRVIDGNNGLFVAMPSKRTPDGEFRDIAHPINSNTRGKIQDAVLAEYHRLGELEERELEEAGAS; translated from the coding sequence ATGGAAGTAACAGATGTTAGACTACGCCGCGTAAACACGGATGGTCGTATGAGAGCTATTGCTTCTATCACTTTAGACAATGAATTTGTCGTTCATGACATTCGTGTCATCGATGGCAATAACGGATTGTTTGTGGCTATGCCAAGCAAACGCACGCCAGATGGTGAATTCCGTGATATTGCTCATCCAATTAACTCCAACACACGCGGTAAAATCCAAGATGCGGTGTTAGCTGAGTATCACCGTTTAGGTGAGCTAGAAGAACGTGAATTAGAAGAAGCAGGAGCTTCTTAA
- a CDS encoding TatD family hydrolase yields the protein MLFDTHVHLNADQFEEDVEQVIKRAKEVGVDKMVVVGFDRKTIEKAMKLVETFEGLYASVGWHPVDAIDMTDEDLVWIEELTGHPKVVALGEMGLDYYWDKSPKEVQKEVFRKQIQLAKKVKLPIIIHNRDATQDVVQILKEEKAEEVGGIMHCFSGSVETAKQCVDMNFYISLGGPVTFKNAKKPKEVAKEIPLNRLLIETDCPYLAPHPYRGKRNEPAYVKLVAEQIAELKEVSYEEVAKQTYENALKLFGINR from the coding sequence GTGTTATTTGATACGCACGTTCATTTAAATGCCGATCAGTTTGAAGAAGATGTTGAACAAGTGATAAAACGTGCCAAAGAGGTTGGCGTCGACAAAATGGTAGTCGTTGGATTTGATCGAAAAACAATTGAAAAGGCAATGAAGCTCGTGGAAACATTCGAAGGACTTTATGCGAGTGTCGGATGGCACCCGGTTGATGCCATCGATATGACGGATGAAGATTTAGTATGGATTGAAGAGCTCACAGGGCATCCAAAAGTAGTCGCATTAGGAGAAATGGGGCTTGATTATTATTGGGACAAGTCGCCAAAAGAAGTTCAGAAAGAAGTGTTTCGAAAGCAAATTCAATTAGCCAAAAAAGTAAAACTTCCAATTATTATTCATAACCGGGATGCGACGCAAGATGTCGTTCAAATTTTAAAAGAAGAGAAGGCCGAAGAAGTAGGAGGAATTATGCATTGCTTTAGCGGAAGTGTCGAAACAGCTAAGCAATGCGTAGATATGAATTTCTATATTTCACTTGGTGGACCTGTGACCTTTAAAAATGCAAAAAAACCGAAAGAAGTAGCGAAAGAAATTCCGCTTAATCGATTATTAATTGAGACGGACTGCCCTTATTTAGCTCCCCATCCGTACCGAGGCAAGCGTAATGAACCGGCCTATGTAAAATTAGTAGCTGAACAAATTGCTGAACTTAAAGAAGTATCTTACGAGGAAGTCGCAAAACAAACTTATGAAAATGCATTAAAATTATTCGGCATCAATCGATAA
- a CDS encoding AbrB/MazE/SpoVT family DNA-binding domain-containing protein, whose product MKSTGIVRKVDELGRVVIPIELRRTLGIAEKDALEIYVDDEKIILKKYKPNMTCQVTGEVSDDNVKFADGKLILSREGAEQLMKEIKSTFNLD is encoded by the coding sequence ATGAAATCTACTGGTATTGTTCGTAAAGTTGATGAACTTGGTCGTGTGGTTATTCCGATTGAATTACGTCGTACACTTGGTATTGCTGAAAAAGACGCTTTAGAAATTTACGTAGACGATGAAAAAATTATTCTTAAAAAATATAAGCCGAACATGACTTGCCAAGTTACTGGCGAAGTTTCTGATGACAACGTGAAGTTTGCTGATGGAAAACTAATCTTAAGCCGTGAAGGCGCAGAACAATTAATGAAAGAAATTAAAAGCACTTTTAACTTAGATTAA
- a CDS encoding Veg family protein, with translation MPKTLSDIKKALDSNLGKRLLLKANGGRRKTIERSGILTETYPSVFVVELDQDENAFERVSYSYADVLTETVQLTFYDETSGNVAMGRQ, from the coding sequence ATGCCAAAAACATTGTCTGATATTAAAAAAGCTCTTGATTCTAATTTAGGCAAACGGTTGTTGTTAAAGGCCAATGGTGGAAGAAGAAAAACAATTGAGCGTTCTGGGATTTTAACAGAAACATACCCATCTGTATTTGTGGTAGAACTAGACCAAGATGAGAATGCATTTGAGCGTGTTTCTTACAGCTATGCAGATGTGTTAACAGAAACAGTTCAATTAACCTTCTATGACGAAACATCAGGAAACGTTGCAATGGGCCGGCAGTAG
- the metG gene encoding methionine--tRNA ligase — protein sequence MKEKKTFYLTTPIYYPSGNLHIGHAYTTVAGDAMARYKRMRGYDVMFLTGTDEHGQKIQRKAEEKGVTPQQYVDEIVAGIQELWKKLDISYDDFIRTTQERHKKVVEKIFKRLIDQGDIYLDEYEGWYCTPCESFFTERQLVDGNCPDCGRPVEKVKEESYFFRMSKYVDRLLEYYEKNPQFIQPESRKNEMINNFIKPGLEDLAVSRTTFDWGIKVPGDPKHVIYVWIDALTNYITALGYGTDNEEKFRKYWPADVHLVGKEIVRFHTIYWPIILMALDLPLPKKVFAHGWLLMKDGKMSKSKGNVVDPVTLIDRYGLDPLRYYLLREVPFGADGVFTPEGFVERINFDLANDLGNLLNRTIAMMNKYFDGVIPTYTGSQNEFEKDLVRMNEESVKKYEEAMEDMQFSVALSTVWQLISRTNKFIDETQPWILAKDEAKREELGRVMVHLAESLRRIAVLLQPFLTETPKKIFQQLNITDQELMTWESLQSFGRIPEGTKVVGKGEPIFPRLDLNEEVEYIKQQMQGNTKQDEKKDDKKEEKADMISIDDFMKVELRVAEVIHAEPVKKADKLLKLQLDLGDEKRQVVSGIAKYYQPEELIGKKVICVTNLKPVKLRGELSEGMILAGEKDGVLSLASVDQSLPNGARVK from the coding sequence ATGAAAGAAAAAAAGACGTTTTATTTAACGACACCGATTTATTACCCAAGTGGGAATTTACATATTGGTCACGCGTACACGACCGTGGCAGGTGATGCAATGGCCCGTTATAAAAGAATGCGTGGGTATGACGTTATGTTTTTAACCGGAACCGATGAGCATGGGCAAAAGATCCAACGAAAAGCGGAAGAAAAGGGAGTTACACCGCAACAATATGTAGATGAAATTGTTGCTGGTATTCAAGAGCTCTGGAAAAAGCTTGATATTTCTTATGATGATTTTATTCGGACAACGCAAGAACGACATAAAAAAGTTGTCGAAAAAATATTTAAGCGCTTAATTGATCAAGGTGATATTTATTTAGATGAATATGAAGGTTGGTATTGTACCCCTTGTGAATCGTTCTTTACCGAACGGCAACTCGTAGACGGCAATTGTCCTGACTGTGGACGCCCAGTAGAGAAAGTCAAAGAAGAATCGTACTTTTTTAGAATGAGTAAATATGTGGACCGCTTGTTAGAATACTATGAGAAAAACCCACAATTTATCCAACCAGAATCTCGGAAAAATGAAATGATTAATAACTTTATTAAACCAGGTTTAGAAGATTTAGCTGTTTCACGGACGACGTTTGATTGGGGAATTAAAGTTCCTGGTGATCCAAAACATGTCATCTACGTGTGGATTGACGCGCTGACTAACTACATTACGGCTCTCGGTTATGGTACGGATAATGAAGAAAAGTTTCGAAAGTATTGGCCAGCGGATGTACATCTCGTCGGAAAGGAAATTGTTCGTTTCCATACGATTTATTGGCCAATTATACTTATGGCGTTAGATTTACCGTTGCCAAAGAAAGTATTTGCTCACGGCTGGTTATTAATGAAAGATGGAAAAATGTCCAAATCAAAAGGGAATGTTGTTGATCCAGTAACGCTCATCGATCGTTACGGACTTGACCCATTACGTTACTACTTACTTCGAGAAGTACCATTTGGTGCAGATGGTGTATTTACGCCAGAAGGATTTGTCGAGCGAATTAACTTTGACTTAGCTAACGATTTAGGAAACTTACTAAACCGTACGATTGCGATGATGAACAAATATTTTGATGGAGTCATTCCAACTTATACTGGTTCTCAAAACGAGTTTGAAAAAGATTTAGTGCGAATGAATGAGGAATCTGTTAAAAAGTATGAAGAAGCGATGGAAGACATGCAATTCTCTGTTGCCTTATCAACTGTATGGCAATTAATTAGCCGCACGAATAAATTTATTGATGAAACGCAACCGTGGATTTTAGCGAAGGATGAAGCGAAACGAGAAGAATTAGGTCGCGTCATGGTTCATTTAGCGGAATCTCTTCGACGTATTGCGGTGTTACTCCAACCGTTCTTAACCGAAACACCGAAAAAAATATTCCAACAACTCAATATTACAGATCAAGAACTCATGACATGGGAAAGCTTGCAATCTTTTGGCCGTATTCCTGAAGGCACTAAAGTTGTAGGAAAAGGAGAACCAATCTTCCCACGCTTAGATTTAAATGAAGAGGTTGAATATATCAAACAGCAAATGCAAGGTAATACCAAACAAGATGAGAAAAAGGATGACAAAAAAGAAGAGAAAGCGGACATGATTTCCATCGATGACTTTATGAAAGTCGAACTGCGTGTGGCAGAAGTTATTCACGCGGAGCCTGTAAAAAAAGCTGACAAATTATTAAAGCTACAACTCGATTTAGGGGATGAAAAACGACAAGTAGTATCCGGTATTGCGAAATACTATCAACCAGAAGAGTTAATTGGGAAAAAGGTCATTTGCGTAACAAATTTAAAACCGGTTAAATTACGTGGAGAATTATCTGAAGGAATGATTTTAGCTGGTGAAAAAGACGGAGTATTATCGTTAGCTTCTGTAGACCAATCTTTACCAAACGGAGCAAGAGTAAAATAA
- a CDS encoding DUF348 domain-containing protein has product MKSLFSESMSTKKWLIAISSFVVLVAVVGILFYEGTKKTIAVELDGEKKVVNTHADTVKELLDELNISFDSADYLFPSADTVLTNDATVVWEPAKQVTLFLNDEPKAVETTADTVGDLLKEQNLDLNEHDIVEPNIDQKITEGMEIAIKKAFEVTLIDGGSEKKVWSTSTTVADFLEQQEIKLNDLDKVNVALDSVVNANDVIEIIRVEKVTDVVEEPVDYAVVTKKDSKLLKGQQKVIQSGRKGLVSKTYEVVLENGKEVSRTLVSSKTIKESVDKIVAVGTKVLTAEASRGQSSNGKELVVTATAYTAYCNGCSGITATGINLKTNPNIKVIAVDPSVIPLGTKVYVEGYGYAVAADTGSAINGYKIDVFFPTKSEAYRWGNRKVKIKILD; this is encoded by the coding sequence ATGAAAAGCCTGTTTTCGGAGTCGATGAGTACAAAGAAATGGCTAATTGCTATTAGTAGTTTCGTAGTTTTGGTGGCGGTTGTAGGGATTCTTTTTTACGAAGGAACAAAGAAAACAATCGCGGTTGAATTAGATGGAGAAAAGAAAGTCGTTAATACACATGCAGATACAGTCAAAGAATTGCTTGATGAATTAAATATTTCTTTCGACTCAGCCGACTACTTGTTCCCCTCGGCAGATACCGTCTTAACAAATGACGCCACTGTTGTATGGGAACCGGCAAAACAGGTGACCCTTTTCCTAAATGATGAACCAAAAGCGGTAGAGACAACTGCAGATACTGTTGGTGATTTGTTAAAAGAGCAAAATCTCGACCTCAATGAGCATGATATAGTTGAACCGAATATTGATCAAAAGATTACCGAAGGCATGGAAATTGCGATCAAGAAAGCATTTGAAGTAACGCTTATTGATGGTGGAAGCGAGAAGAAAGTTTGGTCCACTTCGACTACGGTCGCTGACTTTTTAGAGCAACAGGAAATCAAACTAAATGATTTAGATAAAGTAAACGTTGCTTTAGATAGCGTTGTTAATGCAAATGATGTAATCGAAATCATCCGAGTTGAAAAAGTCACCGATGTAGTGGAAGAACCAGTTGATTATGCAGTTGTCACGAAAAAAGATTCGAAATTATTAAAAGGACAACAAAAAGTTATTCAATCTGGTCGAAAAGGGTTAGTGTCCAAAACCTATGAAGTCGTATTAGAAAATGGAAAAGAAGTTTCTCGAACGTTAGTAAGTTCAAAAACGATTAAGGAAAGTGTTGATAAAATTGTGGCTGTCGGAACGAAAGTGTTAACGGCTGAAGCGTCCCGTGGCCAATCGTCAAACGGGAAAGAACTTGTTGTTACAGCAACAGCGTATACCGCTTATTGTAACGGTTGTTCCGGTATTACCGCAACGGGGATTAATTTAAAAACGAATCCAAATATTAAAGTTATCGCTGTTGACCCTAGCGTGATTCCGTTAGGTACGAAAGTATATGTCGAAGGTTACGGTTACGCAGTTGCGGCAGATACCGGATCGGCGATTAATGGATACAAAATTGACGTATTCTTCCCAACGAAATCTGAAGCGTATCGTTGGGGCAATCGAAAAGTCAAAATCAAAATTTTGGACTAA
- the rsmA gene encoding 16S rRNA (adenine(1518)-N(6)/adenine(1519)-N(6))-dimethyltransferase RsmA, with product MHKDIATPNRTKEILQKYGFSFKKSLGQNFLIDPNILRKITDAANLTQESGAIEIGPGIGALTEHLARACKKVVAFEIDQRLLPILNETLAPYSNVDIIHSDVLKANVKEIIHERMAGIEDIMVVANLPYYVTTPIIMKLLTDNLPIRGLVVMLQKEVADRMTARPGTKDYGSLSIAVQYYTDVEIVMNVPKTVFVPQPNVDSAVIRLTRRSTPRAVVKDESFFFQVTKASFAQRRKTIFNNLSSQLPSGKEKKEAILAALEQANIDPKRRGETLTIEEFARLSDLLYPYFQ from the coding sequence ATGCATAAAGATATTGCGACACCAAATCGAACAAAAGAAATTTTACAAAAATACGGCTTTTCCTTTAAAAAGAGCCTCGGTCAAAACTTTTTAATAGACCCAAATATTTTACGGAAGATTACCGATGCTGCAAACCTTACCCAAGAATCAGGGGCGATTGAAATTGGCCCAGGAATTGGTGCCTTAACTGAGCATTTAGCACGAGCTTGCAAAAAAGTGGTGGCCTTTGAAATCGACCAACGATTGTTGCCGATCTTAAATGAAACACTCGCTCCGTATTCAAATGTAGACATTATCCATTCCGACGTGTTGAAGGCCAATGTCAAAGAAATCATTCATGAGCGGATGGCAGGAATCGAAGATATCATGGTGGTGGCGAATTTACCGTACTATGTAACTACACCGATTATAATGAAATTGTTAACAGATAACCTTCCGATTCGCGGATTAGTAGTGATGTTACAAAAAGAGGTTGCCGATCGGATGACCGCTCGTCCTGGAACGAAAGATTACGGTTCATTATCGATTGCGGTTCAATATTACACGGATGTGGAGATCGTGATGAACGTGCCCAAAACCGTGTTTGTTCCTCAACCTAATGTGGATTCAGCTGTTATACGATTAACCCGTCGGTCGACTCCTCGAGCTGTCGTAAAAGATGAGTCTTTCTTTTTCCAGGTGACGAAAGCATCTTTTGCCCAACGTCGGAAAACGATTTTTAATAATCTTTCAAGTCAACTTCCAAGCGGAAAAGAAAAAAAAGAGGCGATTTTGGCAGCACTTGAACAAGCGAATATTGATCCAAAACGAAGAGGGGAAACGTTAACGATTGAAGAATTTGCTCGTCTATCGGATCTATTATATCCTTATTTCCAGTAA
- the rnmV gene encoding ribonuclease M5 yields MKIKEIIVVEGKDDSVAIKRAVDADTIETNGSAISKHTIEQIRLAQQTRGVIIFTDPDFPGEKIRKTIAEQVPGCKHAFLKREDAKPTSGRGIGIEYATPDAIREALQGVHMMEQPLEEWITAQELLDAGLIGGNKAKERREKLGEKLKIGYTNGKQLHKRLLMFQITKEAFEQALREVLQEEQDA; encoded by the coding sequence ATGAAAATTAAAGAAATTATTGTGGTGGAAGGGAAAGATGATTCGGTAGCTATTAAGCGGGCCGTTGATGCGGATACCATCGAAACGAACGGGTCGGCTATATCGAAACATACGATTGAACAAATACGATTAGCACAACAAACCCGGGGAGTGATTATTTTTACTGACCCGGACTTTCCTGGAGAAAAAATTCGTAAAACGATTGCTGAACAAGTACCGGGGTGTAAGCACGCTTTTTTAAAAAGGGAAGACGCCAAGCCTACATCCGGTAGAGGGATTGGGATTGAATATGCAACGCCTGATGCCATAAGAGAAGCACTTCAAGGGGTTCATATGATGGAGCAACCTCTTGAAGAATGGATTACCGCCCAAGAGCTTTTAGATGCGGGGCTCATTGGTGGAAATAAAGCAAAAGAGCGCCGTGAAAAGCTGGGGGAAAAATTAAAAATCGGATATACAAATGGCAAACAGCTCCATAAGCGACTGCTAATGTTTCAAATTACAAAAGAAGCGTTTGAACAAGCTTTAAGAGAAGTACTACAGGAGGAACAAGATGCATAA
- a CDS encoding small, acid-soluble spore protein, alpha/beta type, which produces MSRRRRTMSMQFKEQLAKDLGFYDVVKQGGWSSITSKEAGNMVKRAVEIAQQHLAQQSMNQQK; this is translated from the coding sequence TTGAGTAGAAGAAGACGTACGATGTCAATGCAGTTCAAAGAGCAACTGGCAAAAGATTTGGGTTTTTATGACGTCGTAAAGCAAGGAGGATGGAGCAGTATCACATCCAAAGAAGCTGGAAATATGGTGAAACGCGCCGTTGAAATTGCCCAGCAGCATTTAGCACAACAATCCATGAACCAACAAAAATAA
- the yabG gene encoding sporulation peptidase YabG: MKIKIHSIVGRKSYNSDILFRVIDIKEVNGKQVAILYGEDYRLMADAPFDDLVIIDSHEYRRLTNTFRSLEEQSYELFRQDMNLIKQKQEYQMTNGYHYDLNFFQIPGKVLHLDGDPNYLKKCMDLYERVGVPVYGVHCKETEMPYQIGGLIEKYRPDILVITGHDAYSKSKGTIDDINAYRHSKDFVKTVKEARKKVPHLDQLIIFAGACQSHFELLIRAGANFASSPNRVNIHALDPVYIVAKISFTPFKEYVNVWDVLRNTLTGDKGLGGIETKGVLRTGMPFNRLQPKIDQ, translated from the coding sequence GTGAAAATAAAGATTCATTCCATTGTTGGTCGAAAATCGTACAATAGCGATATTTTATTTCGTGTCATTGATATAAAAGAAGTAAATGGGAAACAAGTGGCCATCTTATACGGAGAAGATTACCGTCTTATGGCGGATGCCCCATTCGATGATTTAGTCATCATTGATTCCCATGAGTATCGTCGGCTCACCAATACGTTTCGATCACTTGAAGAACAATCGTACGAGTTATTTCGACAAGATATGAACCTCATTAAGCAAAAGCAAGAGTACCAAATGACGAACGGGTATCATTATGATTTAAATTTTTTTCAAATTCCAGGGAAAGTTCTTCACTTAGATGGTGACCCTAATTATTTAAAAAAATGTATGGACTTATATGAACGGGTAGGGGTTCCGGTATATGGGGTTCATTGTAAAGAGACGGAAATGCCGTATCAAATCGGTGGACTTATTGAAAAGTACCGTCCAGATATTTTAGTGATCACCGGTCATGACGCTTATTCAAAGTCCAAAGGAACGATTGATGATATTAACGCCTATCGACATTCGAAGGATTTTGTTAAAACGGTGAAAGAAGCGAGGAAAAAAGTTCCTCATCTTGATCAGCTCATTATTTTTGCAGGGGCATGTCAATCCCATTTTGAGTTGTTAATCCGTGCGGGAGCTAATTTTGCTAGTTCCCCTAACCGCGTCAATATTCACGCATTAGATCCGGTATATATTGTTGCCAAAATTAGCTTTACTCCCTTTAAAGAATACGTCAATGTATGGGATGTGTTACGAAATACGTTAACAGGTGACAAAGGGTTGGGAGGAATTGAAACAAAAGGGGTGCTCAGAACTGGAATGCCCTTTAATCGGCTCCAACCAAAAATTGATCAGTAA